One genomic region from Sulfurimonas sp. encodes:
- a CDS encoding TIGR00730 family Rossman fold protein, with protein sequence MNAKKDEIVKKYIKDIKSADVWSVFKILADFVKGFDELGDLGPTVTIFGSARTKKSNPYYKKAHKLSSMLGKIGFNVMTGGGPGVMEAANRGAHEHKDIESIGLNIDLPFEQAVNPYTTKELSFDYFFSRKVMLVKYSIAYVIFPGGYGTLDELFEALTLIQTRKIIGVKVFVVGVDFYSPLIGFIKDKLVKDGMIDEDDFHMITLTDDLKLVVNEIEESLLEQIKILKEVGLEDTKYYKGLLEFSLNKNLKSR encoded by the coding sequence ATGAATGCAAAAAAAGATGAAATAGTTAAAAAATATATAAAAGATATAAAGTCTGCTGATGTTTGGAGTGTTTTTAAAATATTGGCAGATTTTGTAAAAGGTTTTGATGAACTCGGTGATTTAGGTCCAACAGTTACAATTTTTGGAAGTGCTAGAACTAAAAAGAGTAACCCTTACTACAAAAAGGCTCATAAATTATCATCAATGCTAGGTAAAATTGGTTTTAATGTTATGACTGGTGGTGGACCAGGAGTTATGGAAGCAGCTAACAGAGGCGCGCATGAGCATAAAGATATAGAGTCTATTGGTTTAAATATTGATTTGCCATTTGAACAAGCCGTAAATCCCTACACAACAAAAGAATTAAGTTTTGATTACTTTTTTTCAAGAAAAGTAATGTTAGTTAAATACTCTATTGCTTATGTCATCTTTCCAGGTGGATATGGAACTTTAGATGAACTGTTTGAAGCTTTAACTCTTATTCAAACAAGAAAAATTATAGGTGTTAAGGTTTTTGTAGTTGGTGTTGATTTTTATAGTCCTTTAATTGGATTTATAAAAGATAAACTAGTAAAAGATGGCATGATTGATGAAGATGATTTTCATATGATTACTTTAACAGATGACTTGAAGTTAGTTGTAAATGAAATTGAAGAATCACTTTTAGAACAAATTAAAATATTAAAAGAAGTTGGTTTAGAAGATACAAAATATTATAAGGGACTTTTAGAGTTCTCTTTAAATAAAAATTTAAAAAGTAGATAA
- the fliY gene encoding flagellar motor switch protein FliY, whose product MNDFMKLFQDETTGTIEALIGQAPTLELKEEQVLTIISNIIPPIVLAKVTVSGAVDATAMIALTPNLSASLSDMMMGEEASDREDVSEDDIDATKEIISNIFGAIGNSLSAQKTIPVLSFKIDTIELVGDDAEVTLEDYSKMFVYTFKIGELSSLFMFIIDDKLSNMINGEEKVEAPTQNSESGVEAMSESSSVANVKLNNDEMNNISLIMDVKLPVRVRIGKKKMLLKDVLNMDIGSVIELNQLANDPLEILVDNHVIAQGEVVIVDGNFGVQITSIGTKRERLTQLKT is encoded by the coding sequence ATGAATGATTTTATGAAGTTATTTCAAGATGAAACGACAGGAACCATTGAGGCTCTTATAGGACAAGCACCGACTTTAGAGTTAAAAGAAGAACAAGTTTTAACAATAATATCAAATATAATACCTCCTATCGTTCTTGCTAAAGTAACTGTAAGTGGTGCAGTAGATGCAACGGCGATGATTGCTCTTACTCCTAATCTTTCTGCATCTTTGTCTGATATGATGATGGGTGAAGAAGCTAGTGACCGAGAAGATGTTAGCGAAGATGATATAGATGCTACTAAAGAGATAATATCCAATATTTTTGGAGCTATTGGAAATTCTCTCTCAGCACAAAAAACTATACCTGTGCTTTCCTTTAAAATAGACACGATAGAGTTAGTTGGCGATGACGCAGAAGTTACGCTTGAAGATTACTCTAAAATGTTTGTTTATACATTTAAGATTGGAGAGTTAAGTTCGTTGTTTATGTTTATCATAGATGATAAACTAAGTAATATGATTAATGGCGAAGAAAAAGTAGAAGCTCCTACTCAAAATTCAGAATCTGGTGTTGAAGCTATGTCTGAATCATCATCAGTAGCAAATGTAAAATTAAATAATGATGAAATGAATAATATCTCTCTTATTATGGATGTTAAACTTCCTGTAAGAGTTAGGATAGGTAAGAAAAAAATGCTTTTAAAAGATGTACTAAATATGGATATAGGTTCAGTTATCGAGTTAAATCAATTAGCAAATGACCCTTTAGAAATATTAGTAGATAATCATGTTATTGCTCAAGGTGAAGTTGTTATTGTTGATGGAAACTTTGGTGTTCAAATTACTTCAATCGGAACTAAAAGAGAAAGATTAACACAGTTAAAGACATAG
- the fliM gene encoding flagellar motor switch protein FliM — protein MADILSQEEIDALLDVVEDEGEDVFESGEDSLLPQRQVTLYDFKRPNRVSKEQLRAFRGVHDKMARSLASQISSIMRSIVEIQLHSVDQMTYGEFLMSLPNPTSFNVFSVKPLEGSGVIEINPSIAFPMLDRLLGGKGEPFDASREFSDIELSLFETILRVMMSTLKEAWGPVMEVYPNVESKESSPNVVQIVAQNEIVVMVVMEIIIGHSSGMMNICYPVISLEPILPKLASRDLMLNETSSKKSRNTELQVLLGGAKVTVEANLGNAEFTMKDVLELQIGDVVKLSNAADDIVSLSIDGKARFNGKIGLRRFRKSIQITQVIDTEKDAVKRALENFEDIRHDKISGVRKIINDEDINKAEKE, from the coding sequence ATGGCAGATATACTTTCCCAAGAAGAGATTGACGCATTACTCGATGTTGTAGAAGATGAAGGTGAAGATGTCTTTGAAAGTGGAGAAGATAGCCTTCTTCCTCAAAGACAAGTAACTCTATATGACTTTAAAAGACCAAATAGAGTATCAAAAGAACAGCTCCGTGCTTTTCGTGGTGTTCATGATAAAATGGCAAGAAGTTTAGCCTCTCAAATATCATCTATAATGCGCTCTATTGTTGAGATTCAACTTCATTCAGTTGATCAAATGACTTATGGTGAATTTTTAATGTCACTTCCAAACCCTACAAGTTTTAATGTGTTTTCGGTTAAACCGCTAGAAGGTAGTGGTGTTATTGAGATTAACCCTTCCATAGCATTTCCGATGCTCGATCGTCTTTTAGGTGGAAAAGGTGAACCTTTTGACGCTAGTAGAGAGTTTTCAGATATAGAATTAAGTCTTTTTGAAACTATTTTACGCGTTATGATGAGTACACTAAAAGAGGCTTGGGGACCAGTAATGGAAGTTTATCCTAATGTTGAGTCTAAAGAGTCAAGTCCAAATGTTGTTCAAATTGTTGCACAAAACGAAATTGTTGTTATGGTTGTCATGGAGATTATAATTGGACATAGTTCAGGCATGATGAATATATGCTACCCTGTTATTTCACTTGAACCAATATTACCAAAATTAGCAAGTAGAGATTTGATGCTAAATGAAACAAGCTCTAAAAAAAGTAGAAATACAGAACTACAAGTTTTGCTTGGTGGCGCAAAAGTTACAGTAGAAGCTAATCTTGGAAATGCAGAGTTTACTATGAAAGATGTACTTGAGTTGCAAATTGGTGATGTTGTTAAACTTTCAAATGCTGCTGATGATATTGTAAGTTTGAGTATAGATGGTAAAGCTAGATTTAATGGAAAGATAGGACTTAGAAGATTTAGAAAATCAATACAAATAACACAAGTAATAGATACAGAAAAAGATGCAGTTAAAAGAGCATTGGAAAATTTTGAAGATATAAGACATGATAAAATATCTGGAGTAAGAAAGATAATAAATGATGAAGATATTAATAAAGCAGAGAAGGAGTAA
- a CDS encoding RNA polymerase sigma factor FliA: MIAAYTQDIKHKEDELALQYLPAVKAMAFRLKERLPSSIDYMDLSAIGTEELIKLARRYDEKLNDSFWGYAKKRVYGAMLDYLRSLDILSRASRKLVKAIDYAVEEYRLTNEDEPTDAQLAVILEESEEKVHDARIASTIYTVMPLHDQLQVGDEGAALALIEKEELVAVIKNILIKYPQREQLIIQFYYFEELTLREISEILDITESRISQIHKSVIHKIKESVEA; this comes from the coding sequence ATGATAGCGGCTTATACTCAAGATATAAAACATAAAGAAGATGAGTTGGCTTTACAATATTTACCTGCAGTAAAAGCAATGGCGTTTAGGTTAAAAGAACGACTTCCTAGTTCTATAGACTATATGGATTTATCAGCTATTGGGACTGAAGAACTTATAAAATTGGCAAGAAGATATGATGAAAAGTTAAATGATTCTTTTTGGGGATATGCTAAAAAAAGAGTTTACGGTGCGATGCTTGACTATCTAAGAAGTTTAGATATTTTATCTCGTGCTAGTAGAAAACTTGTAAAAGCGATTGACTATGCTGTTGAAGAATATAGACTTACCAATGAAGATGAGCCAACAGATGCCCAGCTTGCTGTTATCTTAGAAGAGAGTGAAGAAAAAGTTCATGATGCTAGGATAGCATCTACGATTTATACAGTCATGCCACTGCATGACCAACTTCAAGTTGGGGATGAAGGGGCTGCTTTAGCTCTTATTGAAAAAGAAGAGTTGGTAGCTGTAATTAAAAATATTTTGATTAAATATCCTCAAAGAGAACAATTAATCATTCAGTTTTATTATTTTGAAGAGTTGACGCTTAGAGAGATTAGTGAAATATTAGATATAACAGAGTCAAGAATCTCCCAAATTCATAAGTCAGTTATTCATAAAATCAAAGAAAGTGTAGAGGCGTAA
- a CDS encoding P-loop NTPase: MMGHQAEKLEELVASKAKKVNKKAKKTRFIAITSGKGGVGKSTISSNLAYVLAQSGLNVGIFDADIGLANLDVMFNVKIKKNILHVLKGEATVSDILIPITRNLILIPGESGDEIIKYADAALFKRFMEEAQVLDKLDVMIIDTGAGIGEHIQMFLNAADDVIVVTVPDPAAITDAYATIKTVATLRNDIGLIMNQVKNEKEANAVFDKISKVALANIGENLNLQLIGKINSDVKISSSVKRRELFCVTHPSSISFTDITKIANKIISKLERNVLVTPNESGLTGLFKRLMEHF; encoded by the coding sequence ATAATGGGACATCAAGCCGAAAAACTCGAAGAACTTGTAGCATCTAAGGCTAAAAAGGTAAATAAAAAAGCAAAAAAAACTAGATTTATTGCTATAACTAGTGGCAAAGGTGGGGTTGGGAAAAGTACAATTAGTTCTAATCTTGCTTATGTCTTGGCTCAAAGTGGACTAAATGTTGGAATCTTTGATGCCGATATTGGTTTAGCAAATTTAGATGTAATGTTTAATGTTAAAATCAAAAAAAATATTTTACATGTTCTTAAAGGCGAAGCAACAGTATCAGACATATTGATTCCTATAACAAGAAATCTTATTCTCATACCAGGTGAGAGTGGTGATGAAATCATTAAATATGCAGATGCTGCACTTTTTAAAAGGTTTATGGAAGAAGCACAAGTTCTTGATAAGCTTGATGTTATGATAATAGATACAGGAGCAGGAATAGGTGAGCATATTCAGATGTTTTTAAATGCTGCTGATGATGTTATAGTTGTTACAGTACCAGACCCAGCAGCCATCACAGATGCTTATGCAACTATAAAAACAGTTGCAACACTTAGAAATGATATTGGTTTAATAATGAATCAAGTCAAAAATGAGAAAGAAGCAAATGCAGTTTTTGATAAAATAAGTAAGGTCGCTTTGGCAAATATTGGAGAAAATTTAAACCTTCAACTCATTGGTAAAATAAATAGTGATGTTAAAATATCATCATCAGTCAAGCGACGAGAACTTTTTTGTGTTACGCATCCTTCGTCGATTTCTTTTACAGACATAACAAAGATTGCAAATAAGATAATAAGTAAATTGGAACGAAATGTGCTAGTAACTCCTAATGAAAGTGGGTTGACAGGGCTTTTTAAACGCCTAATGGAGCATTTTTAA
- the flhF gene encoding flagellar biosynthesis protein FlhF: MKILTFTGSSPSEALKKAKLEIGDEGLLIETREIRKKALGKPALFEIVIGIDGNDIKATYTNRAKPLQEQRPLKQESEDILFDISNAATQISKIANVTDPLYEYNPVKPTPRLSEPKELKEIKAEINKLGDKVKIIQNMFWDEKSPDLESQIPSEFAEIYRLASKSGMDREHLDDIMKITLEHMPLKMRENSSTVKRYFQTLLRKMIPIRRESTPSVGSKKVIMLVGPTGVGKTTSIAKLAARYSYLLEKNYKVGLVVLDTYRIGAVEQLMQYARMMKLGIETVVDPPEFSTALNSLRYCDYILIDTMGSSPYDKGKIEKIYECLDANDTEYEVDVVLVMPSSIKYEDLKVTYENFSSLNIDTIIFTKLDETTGFGNIFSLVYETRKPISYFSVGQEVPEDLVNASSDFLVDCLLNGFNRSKA; encoded by the coding sequence ATGAAAATACTTACATTTACTGGTTCTTCTCCCTCCGAAGCTTTAAAAAAAGCAAAATTGGAGATAGGGGATGAAGGTTTACTAATAGAAACACGAGAAATCAGAAAAAAGGCCTTAGGAAAACCAGCTCTATTTGAGATCGTAATTGGTATAGATGGAAATGATATAAAGGCTACATATACAAACAGAGCCAAACCTCTACAAGAACAAAGACCACTAAAGCAAGAGAGTGAAGATATTTTGTTTGATATATCTAATGCTGCAACTCAAATATCAAAAATAGCAAATGTAACTGACCCTCTTTATGAATATAATCCTGTTAAACCAACTCCGAGATTAAGTGAACCAAAAGAACTTAAAGAGATAAAAGCTGAAATAAATAAACTAGGCGATAAAGTAAAAATCATTCAAAATATGTTTTGGGATGAAAAATCACCAGATTTAGAGAGTCAAATACCTTCAGAGTTTGCTGAGATATATAGATTGGCATCTAAGAGTGGTATGGACAGAGAACATCTAGACGATATAATGAAAATAACATTAGAGCATATGCCATTAAAAATGAGAGAAAATTCTAGTACAGTTAAGAGATATTTTCAAACACTTCTTAGAAAAATGATACCAATAAGAAGAGAGAGTACGCCAAGCGTTGGCTCTAAAAAGGTAATCATGCTAGTTGGACCGACAGGAGTTGGGAAAACAACTTCTATCGCAAAATTGGCAGCGAGATATTCGTACTTGTTGGAAAAAAACTACAAGGTTGGACTTGTTGTATTAGATACTTATCGTATTGGTGCGGTTGAACAGTTAATGCAGTATGCAAGAATGATGAAGCTAGGAATTGAAACAGTTGTTGATCCTCCAGAATTTTCAACTGCTCTAAATTCTCTTAGATATTGTGATTACATTCTCATAGATACTATGGGTTCAAGTCCTTATGATAAAGGCAAAATAGAAAAAATATATGAATGTCTAGATGCCAATGACACAGAGTATGAAGTTGATGTAGTTTTAGTAATGCCGAGTTCCATTAAATATGAAGATTTAAAAGTCACATATGAAAACTTTTCTAGTTTAAATATCGATACTATTATATTTACTAAGCTTGATGAAACAACAGGTTTTGGAAATATTTTTTCACTTGTGTATGAAACAAGAAAACCGATAAGTTATTTTTCAGTTGGACAAGAAGTACCAGAAGATTTAGTAAATGCAAGTAGCGATTTTTTAGTGGATTGTCTTCTAAATGGTTTTAACAGGAGCAAAGCATAA
- the folK gene encoding 2-amino-4-hydroxy-6-hydroxymethyldihydropteridine diphosphokinase has translation MDIKRRLNENLTIFKSLRFPFKCKKKSFNRYKVTVGIGGNVGDVKRRFEHLFVNLKKDKRIELLQTSLILKNPPFGFEAQDDFFNSIIVLQVNMQPLVFLRYLHSIENKFARKRSFANAPRTLDLDIIFFDNRIVKTNRLVIPHAQWAKRDSVVIPLEGLK, from the coding sequence ATGGATATAAAGCGTAGGCTAAATGAAAATTTAACAATTTTTAAAAGTTTGCGTTTTCCATTTAAATGTAAGAAGAAAAGTTTTAACAGATATAAAGTGACTGTTGGAATAGGTGGTAATGTTGGAGATGTTAAACGAAGGTTTGAACATCTTTTTGTAAATTTAAAAAAAGATAAAAGAATTGAACTCTTACAAACATCATTGATTTTGAAAAATCCTCCTTTTGGTTTTGAAGCCCAAGATGATTTTTTTAATTCAATAATTGTGTTACAAGTTAATATGCAACCTTTAGTTTTTTTAAGATATTTGCATAGTATAGAGAATAAATTTGCTCGCAAAAGAAGTTTTGCTAATGCTCCAAGGACTTTAGATTTGGATATTATATTTTTTGACAACAGAATTGTTAAAACCAATAGATTGGTAATTCCTCATGCACAATGGGCAAAAAGAGATAGCGTAGTTATTCCCCTAGAAGGTTTAAAATGA
- the aroQ gene encoding type II 3-dehydroquinate dehydratase, which yields MKIAVIQGPNLNMLGVREQQIYGPMKLEQIHSQMKDFAGQNNLEVEFFQSNLEGEIVDRIQECYGEVDGIIINAAAYTHTSIAIRDAISAVGIPAIEVHISNIHRREDFRKENMIAPVCTSSIIGFGPFGYHLAMMGMLQIMSEMKAAQEMQSQTPQTAE from the coding sequence ATGAAAATAGCTGTTATACAAGGTCCAAACTTAAATATGTTAGGTGTTCGTGAGCAACAAATTTATGGTCCAATGAAATTGGAACAAATTCATTCACAAATGAAAGATTTTGCTGGTCAAAATAATTTGGAAGTAGAATTTTTTCAAAGTAATCTTGAAGGTGAAATAGTAGATAGAATTCAAGAATGTTATGGTGAGGTAGATGGTATAATTATCAATGCAGCTGCATATACACATACTTCTATCGCAATAAGAGATGCTATTTCTGCTGTTGGAATTCCAGCGATTGAAGTGCATATCAGTAATATTCACCGTCGTGAAGATTTTAGAAAAGAAAATATGATTGCACCTGTTTGTACATCATCAATCATAGGTTTTGGTCCTTTTGGTTATCACCTAGCAATGATGGGAATGTTGCAAATTATGAGTGAGATGAAAGCTGCTCAAGAGATGCAATCACAAACTCCACAAACAGCAGAGTAA
- a CDS encoding metal-dependent hydrolase, with protein sequence MQIITPNYILSPDALLQNLSVAFDKTIHRIAPLDQLKKEYPDAKVTTLKKNSLLMPGLINAHVHLEFSANRTNLRYGDFMTWLYSVIENREELVNNCDTKCMTKAIDAMLNSGITTFGAISSYGMDLQGCIDAKQNVIFFNELIGSQANMADALFTDFSTRLDASKAVNKDGFYPAIAIHSPYSVHPILIQKALKIAKEENLKLTAHFMESDAERNWLDKSDGDFKKFFKELLNQHNSVSDSKEFLEYFNSKNTLFTHVIKANEEELNSIASNGHTIIHCPISNRLLGNGTLNIKELNDKKIRWIVATDGLSSNYKLDLFEEMKISLFMHSDAPLLSFAKALINGVTKDAADALGLNTGEIKEGKNADMLIVDLEEKPTDELAIHLILNSYNISKVFINGKLEKGN encoded by the coding sequence ATGCAAATTATAACTCCAAACTACATATTAAGCCCAGATGCTTTACTTCAAAATCTCTCAGTAGCTTTTGACAAAACAATACATAGAATTGCTCCACTTGATCAGTTAAAAAAAGAATATCCAGATGCAAAAGTAACAACTTTAAAAAAGAACTCTCTTTTAATGCCAGGGCTTATAAATGCTCATGTGCATCTAGAGTTTAGTGCCAATAGAACTAACCTTAGATATGGTGATTTTATGACTTGGCTTTATAGCGTTATTGAAAATAGAGAAGAGCTTGTAAATAACTGTGATACAAAGTGTATGACAAAAGCAATAGATGCTATGCTTAACTCAGGAATCACAACTTTTGGAGCGATAAGTTCTTATGGAATGGACTTACAAGGTTGTATAGACGCTAAGCAAAATGTTATCTTTTTTAATGAACTTATAGGCTCTCAAGCAAACATGGCAGATGCACTTTTTACAGATTTCAGCACTAGATTAGATGCTTCTAAGGCTGTAAATAAAGATGGTTTTTATCCTGCTATTGCCATTCATTCTCCTTACTCTGTTCACCCTATTTTAATACAAAAAGCTCTTAAAATTGCAAAAGAAGAAAACCTAAAATTAACTGCTCATTTTATGGAAAGTGACGCTGAGAGAAATTGGCTTGATAAGAGTGATGGCGACTTTAAAAAGTTTTTTAAAGAACTTCTAAATCAGCATAATTCTGTCAGTGATTCAAAAGAATTTTTAGAATACTTCAACTCAAAAAATACTTTGTTCACTCATGTTATAAAAGCAAATGAAGAAGAGTTAAATAGTATCGCTTCAAATGGACATACAATTATTCACTGTCCAATCTCTAATAGACTTTTAGGTAATGGCACTTTAAATATAAAAGAATTAAACGATAAAAAAATTAGATGGATTGTTGCAACTGATGGACTGAGTTCAAACTATAAACTAGACCTTTTTGAAGAGATGAAAATATCTCTTTTTATGCATAGTGATGCGCCTCTTTTAAGTTTTGCAAAGGCACTAATAAACGGAGTAACAAAAGATGCAGCAGATGCTCTTGGATTAAACACAGGTGAGATAAAAGAGGGGAAAAATGCTGATATGCTTATAGTTGACTTAGAAGAAAAACCAACTGACGAGTTAGCCATTCATTTAATACTTAATAGTTATAATATCTCAAAAGTTTTCATAAATGGAAAACTAGAAAAAGGCAACTAA
- the sppA gene encoding signal peptide peptidase SppA, which produces MQFIKKLFSPITATMSFIQNHFKAMIFILILFLIFAPSSDENFTTHNLQQINLVGPIMEVSEVLQQIDDATINKDIKGVLLVVDSPGGAVAPSIEIAYAIKRLKEKKPVVVYAAGTIASGSYYASIWADEIVVNPGSMVGSIGVIMQGADVSELMRKIGISSQSVQAGKYKQIGTPNREWKPYEVNELNKVIQGTYDMFTKDVADARGLDIKKREQFANAHIFTASQAKEVGLIDALGVKYDAKIKLINLSGVTNPIWNKEDKFDKIMKKLSAQTAVTLHTYFPSLILK; this is translated from the coding sequence ATGCAATTTATTAAAAAATTATTCTCACCAATAACAGCAACAATGAGTTTTATTCAAAATCATTTCAAGGCTATGATATTTATACTCATACTATTTTTAATCTTTGCTCCTTCAAGTGATGAAAATTTTACAACACATAACTTACAGCAAATCAATCTAGTTGGTCCAATAATGGAAGTTTCAGAGGTTTTACAACAGATAGATGACGCAACTATAAACAAAGATATAAAAGGGGTTTTACTTGTAGTAGATTCTCCTGGTGGAGCAGTTGCGCCTTCTATTGAAATCGCATACGCCATAAAAAGATTAAAAGAGAAAAAACCTGTTGTTGTTTATGCTGCGGGAACTATTGCAAGTGGGAGTTACTATGCTAGCATCTGGGCAGATGAAATTGTTGTAAATCCAGGGTCTATGGTTGGGAGCATCGGTGTCATTATGCAAGGTGCTGATGTTAGTGAACTAATGAGAAAGATTGGTATATCTTCCCAAAGTGTTCAAGCTGGAAAATATAAACAAATAGGAACTCCAAACAGAGAGTGGAAACCTTATGAAGTAAACGAATTAAACAAAGTTATTCAAGGAACTTATGACATGTTTACAAAAGATGTTGCAGATGCAAGAGGACTTGACATCAAAAAAAGAGAACAGTTTGCAAACGCTCATATTTTTACAGCATCTCAAGCCAAAGAAGTAGGTTTAATTGATGCACTAGGTGTAAAGTATGACGCAAAGATAAAACTTATAAATCTTAGTGGAGTAACAAATCCAATTTGGAACAAAGAAGATAAGTTTGATAAAATAATGAAGAAACTATCTGCTCAAACAGCAGTGACACTTCATACTTATTTTCCTAGTTTAATCTTAAAATAG
- the xseA gene encoding exodeoxyribonuclease VII large subunit — MYTLSVSSLNEQIKALLESSFTRVYVEGELSRITFHSSGHIYFTLKDSSSSLSGVMFRGNASKLKFNLEEGMKVVLDGAITLYKPRGTYQINCFDIQPSGQGALALAYEQLKKKLFAQGYFEQSIKKQIPKFPSKIALITSASGAALQDMLRIANQRYRALEIDIYDVLVQGDGACKAISDAIIIADTKKYDFIVIGRGGGSIEDLWAFNEEIVADAIFKATTPIVSAVGHEIDNLISDDVADLRAPTPSAAMQMCLPDTNELLQNLDSISSQYSQVISQKISNSKAEISHLFELYAGHSMEKKLEYKMQEIKVLKNSFSHAIDMRINIAQNQLKSLETMLKSNHPKFKNKKGFAQVSKNSKIIDIATLELGDDFEVQSDEIFLSAKVIKKEKI; from the coding sequence TTGTACACACTTAGTGTATCTTCTTTAAATGAGCAGATTAAAGCACTTTTAGAGAGTAGTTTTACTCGTGTTTATGTTGAGGGGGAATTATCTCGTATAACTTTTCACAGTAGCGGACATATATATTTTACTTTAAAAGATTCTTCATCATCTCTAAGTGGGGTAATGTTTAGAGGAAATGCTTCTAAGCTCAAGTTTAACTTAGAAGAGGGTATGAAAGTTGTACTTGATGGAGCTATAACACTTTATAAGCCTCGTGGAACTTACCAAATCAATTGTTTTGATATACAGCCCTCAGGTCAAGGTGCTTTAGCCTTAGCCTATGAGCAGTTAAAGAAAAAACTTTTTGCCCAAGGTTATTTTGAGCAAAGCATAAAAAAACAAATTCCAAAATTTCCTTCAAAAATAGCACTTATAACATCAGCATCTGGAGCAGCACTTCAAGATATGTTACGAATAGCAAATCAAAGATATCGAGCTTTGGAGATAGATATTTATGATGTATTAGTTCAAGGAGATGGTGCTTGTAAAGCAATATCAGATGCTATTATTATTGCTGATACTAAAAAATATGATTTTATCGTTATAGGTCGTGGTGGTGGGAGCATAGAGGATTTGTGGGCATTTAATGAAGAGATTGTAGCAGATGCAATTTTTAAAGCCACAACACCAATAGTTTCAGCAGTTGGACATGAAATAGATAATCTTATAAGTGATGATGTTGCAGATTTAAGAGCGCCTACCCCTAGTGCTGCCATGCAGATGTGTTTGCCAGATACAAATGAACTTCTACAAAATTTAGATTCTATTTCATCTCAATATTCACAAGTGATTTCTCAAAAAATATCAAATTCAAAAGCTGAAATTTCACATCTATTTGAGTTATATGCTGGACATTCAATGGAAAAAAAACTAGAGTATAAGATGCAAGAAATAAAAGTCTTAAAAAACTCTTTTTCTCATGCTATTGATATGAGAATAAATATTGCTCAAAATCAACTAAAGAGTCTTGAAACTATGTTAAAATCCAACCATCCAAAATTCAAAAATAAAAAAGGTTTTGCACAAGTATCAAAAAATTCAAAAATTATTGATATAGCTACTCTTGAACTTGGAGATGATTTTGAAGTTCAGAGTGATGAAATATTTTTAAGTGCAAAAGTAATAAAAAAGGAAAAGATATGA
- the ubiE gene encoding bifunctional demethylmenaquinone methyltransferase/2-methoxy-6-polyprenyl-1,4-benzoquinol methylase UbiE has product MQKEEKQSKIVSMFDDIAPTYDRANRVMSMGVDKSWRRKACDLSYEFYAKDSLDKIVDIACGTGDMMDFWRSRAEVNGIAIGEIIGVDPSVGMLDVAKKKYPKFNYHIAQATKIPLQDASADILSITYGIRNVVQREEALIEFNRVLKKDGLVVILEFMKNENPSTLGKVRDFYMNKVLPKVGGAISKNLEAYEYLPNSIEDFSTVENMQKELENTGFEMLYTKSFSMDISTLLIARKK; this is encoded by the coding sequence ATGCAAAAAGAAGAAAAACAAAGTAAAATTGTATCGATGTTTGATGACATCGCCCCAACTTATGACAGGGCAAATCGTGTAATGAGCATGGGAGTAGATAAGTCTTGGAGAAGAAAAGCATGTGATTTATCATATGAATTTTATGCAAAAGATTCACTTGATAAAATTGTAGATATCGCTTGTGGAACTGGTGATATGATGGATTTTTGGAGAAGTAGAGCTGAAGTAAATGGCATCGCAATTGGTGAAATTATTGGTGTTGACCCATCTGTTGGTATGCTTGATGTAGCAAAGAAAAAATATCCTAAATTTAATTACCATATTGCACAAGCCACTAAAATTCCACTCCAAGATGCTAGTGCAGATATTTTAAGCATAACTTACGGTATAAGAAATGTGGTTCAAAGAGAAGAAGCTTTAATAGAGTTTAACAGAGTTTTAAAGAAAGATGGACTTGTAGTAATATTAGAATTTATGAAAAATGAAAATCCTTCAACACTTGGCAAAGTTAGAGATTTTTATATGAATAAAGTTTTACCAAAAGTAGGTGGGGCAATAAGTAAAAATTTAGAAGCTTATGAATACTTACCAAATTCAATAGAAGATTTTTCAACAGTAGAAAATATGCAAAAAGAACTAGAAAATACAGGTTTTGAGATGCTTTATACAAAAAGTTTTTCTATGGATATCTCAACTCTTCTTATTGCTAGAAAAAAATAG